Genomic window (Candidatus Saccharibacteria bacterium oral taxon 488):
CCCTGTTAGGCGAGGCGGGAGTTCACAGTTAGATAGCGATTTTGGCGCGACCCTTGAGGCGACGGCGCTTCAGAACAGCGCGACCAGCCTTGGTCGAAACACGAGCTCGAAAACCGTGCGTCTTTGCGCGATGTCGCTTGTGTGGTTGAAATGTTCGCTTTGGCATATCGTCATTTAGTGTAGCCTTTTTTGACATTTTTTGCAAGCC
Coding sequences:
- a CDS encoding 50S ribosomal protein L34 — encoded protein: MPKRTFQPHKRHRAKTHGFRARVSTKAGRAVLKRRRLKGRAKIAI